ATTATTTGTGCAAATCTCGCGTTGTCATCAATCGACCaacaagggggagattgtaagggcatatttctaccctagtggttttggtgattgatgacattgCATTTACGGACTAATCGTATGCATTAAGCCTTTTAGATATTTAATAATATGGCAAAAGACGAGTCTTGCTCCTCGATGGATTAGAGTGAAGACGATTTCTTTCTTGCGTTTCATTttcggtggatttgagtcgtaggaaaaccatactattaagagggggtccacaTAGAAaaggtgaaaaggacgtggatgtcgcctagaggaggggtgaataggagctttaaaatagttaaggtttaggcttgaacaaatgcggaataaaactaacgtttaatatgtcaagcacaaaacttacaaacaactaggctcacctatgtgcaccaacaacttatgctaaggaagataaacaactaagtgatagcaagatatattacaataaacaatatgtctatcacaaagtaaagtgcataagtaaagggttcgggtaagagataaccgaggcacggggagacgatgatgtatcccgaagttcacacccttgcggatgctaatctccgttagagcggtgtggaggcacaatgctccccaagatgccactaaggccaccataatctcctcacgccctcgcacaatgcaagatgctgtgattccactaagggacccttgagggcggtcaccgaacccgtacaaatggcaacccttgggggcggtcaccgaacccgtacacgtggcaacccttgggggcggttaccggtacccgtacaaattgctcgaggcaatctccacaacctaattggagaccccgacgcttcccagagcttcacaccacaatgattgagctccgagacaccaccaagcttctaggacgccaaagcatccacgaagaacaatatcaacggtactaagtaccaaaggtagtaagcttctcaacttctcacttccacgtatcatcgtggagaactcaaaccgatgcaactaatgcaatggcaagaacacacgaagtggtcaagtccctcacactcaaatccctccacaacaacaaaagctatggagaaatacgagaggaagaacaaggagctcacaaagaactccaagatcaagatccaaggggttcccctcacatagaggagaaagtgattagtggagatgtggatctagatctcctctctcttttccctcaagaacaagcaggaatcattggagggattgagagtaagcaagctctaagaatgtcaacaatggaggtagaacaagagctcaacggatggataagaccaagggggaagaagaccccctttatatagtgggggaaggaatcagaccgttacccccactttttgcccgagctccagcggtactaccgctggctgcaccggtactaccgctggccccagcggtactaccgccgggcccctggtagtgcaacggcactaccaccgccaagaaagtcttcgcaaaaaggtccgtccacgaacaaccgctaggcaggcggtactaagctcctcgagcggtactaccgctgaccaggggcggtactaccgccagccagcggtactaccgcttgggccagcggtactaccgccaactctagcggtactaccgctaggtccagcaatactaccgctaggtccagcggtactaccgctcgccactgaaacagccataactttcgcatacgagctccgaatcgagcaaacccattcaggacgacaagggctatccaaacaggaaatcttaagaccatgcggttatgaaaatgccaatgatataaagatgtgagtcctctaagaatgaagaaccggcaaaaactccaacatcgaaaacatcatagtagttgcatatggactccgttttcgatgaactcgagcttgtcatgaagatgaccataagctctaaaactcacaaagagaaacaccaaataagaaccaagaagtatgatgcaaggatgcaaatggtttgagctctcaacgaacgatacgatcaagctactcacttgagagccccccttgatagtacatcaatctatcctaaacagaaaacctatcaagggcaaacctataccttgcacctcgtcctcttgggctagatgatgatgatcttggcttcctcaagatggaccacctttcttgattgcgttggcttgacgaagactagttgattgctcccccatactcactatgggtgagccactcttcagcatatcttcacaagtccattgccaccacaatgaacagcaggcttcaagcaagatatcttcgtgttgatccacttgaacttgcacaccgccatcttgatgacgatcaccacttgacgtcatccttcatgggttgtatgagatcttcctctagacgcaagcccatggaaacacacctaacccccacatagaactctcacgaagaccatgggttagtacacaaatacgtaatggacaatgcttaccataccatgggatcacttgatccctctcggtacatcttgtacgctttgtgtgtcgatcatcttgatttgctcatgggttgtatgagatcttccctttgacgcaagcccatggaaacacacctaacccccacatagaactctcacgaagaccatgggttagtacacaaatacgtaatggacaatgcttaccataccatgggatcacttgatccctctcggtacatcttgtacgctttgtgtgttgatcatcttgatttactctttgtctgagatcttgatcaaccatgtgtctctatgaccattctttggataataccttgaataccatcttggtcatcatataaactccttgaacccaacagatggacttcaagaagtgcctatggacaaatcctataaatgtaacttaaggcaaccattagtccataggaattgtcatcaattaccaaaaccacatatggagatatatgctctaacaaaaggtttgggtggaatcaacacgtacacattctTTCGCACCTATGTTCCTTCCCCCATCTTTCGAGCTCTAACATTATCTTTATTTCTGGTCCAGAAagaaccaagcggtagtaccgctccatgcaACGGTAGTACTTCTTATccgtggtagtaccgccctgggtagcggtagtaccgcttatgtGCGGTAGTTCCCTTGCCAAGTATCGCACGTTGTACCGCTGGCTTTGTGTCTCGACATTTTTCGTGTGAGACCGAGCGGTTTTTGGCCGGTAGCtcagcgcggtagtaccgctccctagcggtagtatcgcctaTTACTACCACGCCACTTTCACCATTCTTTCTAGGCCTCCTCAACGGTATTGGAGCAGCAGTAGGAAGCGGTACTATCTCTTAtctgtggtagtaccgctctggcaaATCTACCTCCACCCCTGCTTCCTCCGTGTGTTCGTGGGCTGCTACACTGCaaccccaacggtagtaccgttggggcgagtggtagtaccgctctagcggCACTGCCGACCTGTGGCCTCGTGCCATTGCAGTGTGTGGCTCGCTCTGCCGCCCCAATGGTAGTATCGCCCTCACGAGCGGTCGTACCGCTTATGTGCGGGCTGAGTGTGGATAATGGTTGGATTTGTCCCCCCCCCACTTTATAAAGGAGTTCTTCTTACCCAAGAAGACTACCTCTCCAAACCCTAAGCTCGATTGTTGCTCCAAGATCCATTTTTTCCcagtctctctccctagccaacactTCATGTTGATCCATTAGGGTTTGCTTGAGAGGGCATTGATCTACACTTACACGgaaagaaatttgattccccctactaatcccttgcatCTCTTGTTACTctcgggtgtttgagcaccctagacggttgaggcacCTCatagccacaatccattgtggtgaagcttcgtggtgttgttgggagcctccaattaagttgtggagatttccccaaccttgtttgtaaaggttcggtcgccgccttcaagtacAAAACTAGTGGAAGcatgacaccttgcattgtgtgagggtgtgaggagaatatggtggccctagtggcatcttggggagcattgtgccttcacaccactccaacgagatgtacttcccctcaaagggaaggaacttcggtaacacatcctcatcttcattggttccacttgtggttacttcttaccattactttttatttattacttgcttcttgttgttgttgttagcatcatataggttgttcatctagttgcatatctagacaacctatttgttgctaaacctaatttgttaaagaaaagaTAAAAACTGGTAGTTGCCAATTCACCCTCGCCCCTCtaatcaaccatattgatcctttcaacttGAGTTTTATGACTCCCTCACAATCTCCCCTCAAGCAACGATAAGGCACACTCAAGTGGATACCACTCGGGAAACTTGCCCATGGGAGGAGGCTGACAAGCTACATCCAAATTGTAAAGGACCCATGGGGTACCAACGATGACGTAGCACCCGAGTATTGTCAATGAGTACAAAAGTCATCTCTCTGCACATAGGTGGGCCTGACCAACTACCTAGATCCTACCTTTCCTAGGTGGCGCATCGTCGCCTTGGAGTACCAAGACATAAACATCTATCTACCCGATTAGGAGATCTAGTTGTAACTGGCTAGGAGATCCTCTTGTAAACCAACCCGAGCTCACATAAACCTACCATGTCAACATATAGGGCGAGCAGGGATCCCCTGCTCAGTGCGTTCTCACGTTCTATAGACACATAAGTCTCACCACCTTGAGATCTCCAGTCGAAAGGTGCATATGGAATACTAGCAATACAATCGACCAAACATAAGAAGTAGGGTACTATCTAGATACCCAATTTGGCTATGGGGAGCATTTGTTCTTGCACACCAGAAAAAAGGTTTTCAAATGTAAAGAAAATATAATTTTTTGTAGACATCTACATATTCTTGTCTAAACTCTGCCTATGTTGTCTCAATATAGCGGGTCCCAAGCCCGATTAAAGGAGGATGGTTGTGATAGGCTTTGCGAGCCAACGTCAAAACTCAAACACTCTTATGGAGACGAAACCCAAAAGATTTTCGTTGGGGCGTAGCCCTCTCAGTGACGCGCCACATCATAACATGGGTGTGGTGTCAAATGGGCAAGGGTCGAGTcgtcacccccttggtggcgtgtCGTATCACAATCTAGATACAGTGGCAAGTGAGCAAGGATTGTGGCGTGCTTCATCGACACTCTGGTGCAGTGgaaaatgagcaagggtctttgCACTTGACTCGACAAGTGCGAAGGGTAAGGAAGCTAGCTGAGCATAGGAGGATCCGCTCAGGTAGCTGGAACGTAGGGTCTCTGACAGGTAAGCTTCAGGAGGTAGTTGCTACAGCGGCGAGGAAAGGTTTTGATATACTTtgtgtccaagagaccaaatggaggGGCAAAAGGCAAAGgaggtcgagggtatcgacttcaagttgtggtacacgGGGATGGCAGCAAAAAGAAATGGAGTAGGCCTCTTGAGCAACAAGATCCTCAAGCATGGAGTGGTAGACGTCAAGAGATGTGAGGACCAAATTATCTGTTCAAGATGGTAGTTCGGGACTTAGTTCTCAACATTATCAGCGTGTATGgcccgcaagtaggccacaatgagaacACCAAGAGGAAGTTATTGGAAGGTATGGAGGACATGGTTAGGAGTGTACCGACTGGCGAGaggctcttcataggaggagatcTCAGTGGCCACGTGGGCACATCTAACACATGTTTCGAAGGAGTGCATGGGtgctttggctatggcatcgggaatcaagaagaggaagatttcttaAGCCTTGTGCTAGCCTATGAGATGATCGTATCTAACACCCTCTTTAAGAAGAGAGAATCACATGTAGTGACTTTTAATAGTGGTCAGCACTCTAGGGAGATTGATTTCATTCCCTCGATAAGAGAAGACAGGCATGCATTCCTAGATTGTAAGGTGATACCtcgagagagtgttgtcccttaGCATAAGCTTGTGGTTCCTGACTTTCGCTTTCAGATTCATGTCCAGCATGACAAGCgtgccaaagtcgctagaacgaagtggtggcAGCTCAAGGGAGAGGTAGCTCACGCGTTCAAGGAGAGGGgcattaaggagggcccttgggaggaaggagatgatgtagacaacatgtggatgaagatggcgacttCCATTCGTAAGGTGGCCTCACATGAGTTTGGGGTGTCCACGGGAAGTAGAAGAGAAGCTAAGATActtggtggtggaacgatgatgcCTAGAAGGaaattaaggagaagaaagattgtttcaGACGCCTATACCTGAATAGGAGTGCATACAACATAGAGAAGtacaagatggcaaagaaggctgCTAAGCGAGGTGTGAGTGAAGCAAGGGGTCGGGAGTATGAGGACATCTACCAGCGGTTAGACACGTGGGAAGgagaaagggacatctataagatggacAAGATCTAAGAGAGGAAGGTGAGGGATGTTGACCAAATCAAATGCATCAAGGATGGAACAAATCATCTCCTagtgaagaacgaggagattaagcatagatggagggagtactttgacaagttGTTCAATGAGGAGAGTGAGACCTCTACCATTGAACTGGGCGACTCCTTCAATGATGGTAGCAGGTGTTTTGCACGGCGAATCTAGGAGTCAGAGGTCAAGGAGGATTTTAAAAaggatgaaaggaggcaaggcgACCGGCCTTGGTTGTATCCCCACTGAAGTATGGAAAGGCCTCGGGGACATAGCGATAATATGGCTAACCAAGCTTTTCAACGCCAGATTTTGGGCAAACAGGATACCAAAAGAATGGACATAgagtatattagtaccaatcttcaagaacaTGGGGGATGTTAAGAGTTGTACTAATTACTGTGGAATTAGGCTAATGAGCTatacaatgaagctatgggagagactCATTGAGCGCCTCTTAAAAAGAATGACAAGTGTGACCAAAACtcagtttggtttcatgcctggaaGGTCGACCATGGAATCAATTTTCTTGGTACGACAAATTATGGAGAGATgcaaggagcaaaagaaggacttgcatatggtgttcatggacttcgagaaggcctatgataagatgccACACAATGTCATGTGCGggtcttggagaaacacaaagtcccaacaaagtacattaccctcatcaaggacatgtacgataatgtcatgacaagtgttcgaacaagtgatggcgacactgatGACTTCCCGGTTAAAATAGGACTGCACCAAGGGTCGGCTTTGAGCTCTTATTTTTTTGCCTTGGTGATTGATGAGGttgcaagggatatacaaggaaatatcccatggtgtatgttctTTGTGATCGATGTGGTGCTAGTTGATGATAGTCGGACAGGGGTCAACAAGAAGTTAGAGCCATTGAGATAAACcttggaatcgaaaggttttagacttagtagaactaaaaccgaGAACATGAAGTGCGGTTTCAgtactactaggcacgaggaggaggaggaggttagcCTGGATGGGCAGGTGGTGTGTGAGAAGGACACCTTTCGATATTTGCGGTCAATGTTGCAGAAGCatggggatatcgatgaagatgtgaaccatcaaATTGAAGTCGGATGGATGAAGTGGTGCCAACTTCTGGCATTctgtgtgacaagagagtgccacaaaagctaaaaggcaagttctataggacggcgGTTCGAGTAGCTTGTCCAACATCTTCTGAggtggtttgggcatattcaacGCAGGCCTCTAAAAACTCCAATGCATAGCGACGGCTAAAGCATGCTGATAATGTCAGAAGAGGTCGCAGTAAACCGAATCTGacatggaaggagtccgactatagtatcaccaaagaactagccatggatagggatgcgtggaagcttgctatccatgtggcaaaaccatgagttggtcacgagatcttatgggtttcacctctagccttcCCTAATTTGTTTGGAACTaaaggcgttgttgttgttgttgtacatattcgtgcgttgttgttgttgttgttcgtgtctAAATGTTATCTGCAAATGCTTATGTGGAAAGTCGAAATATTTGATCTGTAAAACGAAAAGTTGAACACCAAATTTTTGTTATTTCTCGATTACTTAACTTTGTTTTTTTCATTGTGGATAGACTACTATTCCGTCAAGTATAAACAGATGTATAAAAAATCGTTGTTCATATGAAAACCCCTTCCTATAGTCTTTGTTTATCAAATTACAAGATTAAATGACGTGAACAAGAAGACAACAAAAACCAGAACATAGATAAATTATCTAGATCAGTAGCATCATTCATGAATTACATGGTTCATACACCACAGTTTGCGGCCATATTTCATTTGAAAGTATCATAGGTATCATTCTCCATATTTCATTTGAAAGTATCATAGGTATCATTCTCCTTCATCCTGCACAAATACTCCAGATAGTTGCCTTGTCTAGAGCAACTATCTAGAGTAAAATAGCTTCCACTAAACCTGGTATCATAGGTTTTTGTCCTCTCCACTACAATGGCTACATCTTGAGGGTAGTCACACCTAACAATACCAGATGCAGAATTACACTACGAAAAAACGAAGGGTCACACATAGATGGCTTATAGCCTTCGCTGTGGCTGCACCTGCGAAGGCTGCACAAGACCTTCCAAGACAACAAGCTGATCCAGCAATGCAAACTTCtcgtcctcgagagttttggctTCGTCTTCTGCCATGCCTAATTGTGCATCCAGCGTGTAGTTCTCTTCCTCCAGCATCATGTACTTCCTCCGTAGCGCCCGATATTCATCTGCAGGACCAGAATCTGGTAGCGAGTCCGGAGTTCCTCTGTCAGACTGCGGCGTGGGAGGGCAGGGCTCACTCCTGAAGCTTCTCTTAGGTGGCTTCTGTGTATTGGCCGACAAATGTGGAACGTCCCTCCGCAGCAGTTCAGGTTCAGTTTTTATCTGGACTGAAGGCAAAGGCCGATACACAACCTTCCTCTTCTGTGACTTCGAGGCCAAGAAATCCTCTCGCCCCATACCTCTAGGGTCTTGCATTCTGTCGAAAGAAGAATCACCTGACAAACACAACTCAAGTGAACCAATCTATCAAAGCAGCAATATACATTGTGAAAGACAAAGAAGGCAATTCGATGGGATCAATCAGCATTACAATATCTTAAAAAATGCTACGAATCAAGGAATTCCCTTCTGAAGTGAAGCCACACGCTCACAAAGTATCATCCCGTCCAAGAGGAGCAGGTGTTAGTTGCTGCTGCTTACCCTTTGCCATTACCCAATAGGATGCTCAGCCAGCAAAAGGTGGGAACAACTGCAAGGATGTTGCAGGATAACATGTATCTGTTGTTATTTACTTACTTTGCTGATGTTACCCCCTACTGATTCCAGTCCGTAGCTTCACAGCACCAAAATTGAAGGAACTCACAGCAGCAAGTGCCATCGAAGTCGACCTGACCTAAGCCATCGGCACAACCATCGTCGAGAGGCGTCGGCCGCGCTGGCACGAAATATCTACTCCCTACCACAACCATCTACACGACAGTACAAGGAGAAAGAAAATCCGGCGGAATCAACTGAAGCCGGAGAGTAGAGGAATCCGTAATAGGGCAAGCAGTGGTGCGCCGAGAACCCACCGCCCTCGCCGGCGTCGATCGGGAACGAGATGGGAGGCTTAATTACCTTGCTGGTGACCGCGCGGGAGACGGGGGACGGACGCCCTGGGACCGGCCGCTCGCTGCCGCGCCCGCGACGAAACTCCAAACGGATTCTGCGCGTGCGGTGGTGCGAGCCGATCTGGCGTATAGGGTTGGGAGGCGCGCGCGTGGGGTTGAGGAATCGAGGGGAGAGGAAGGCCTTGCGACTTGAGTTAAGAGAAGACGGGGAGaaagatttttttattttttagaacAGGGAGAAAGGGGGGTTTGGGGACGACAGACCTGGCCAAATAGGCCGGCCCGGCCCGGTATGGCCTGCCCTATGATAAACGGCTCAGGCACAGCACGGCCCTACCAGACACGTTTAATACACGAGTCTTGACAGGCCGGCACgtgtgctgacctacacggccagTCACGTTATTACTATTATGAAATGTGTCCGAGTATTGTAACAGAAAAAAACAAAACCTTACACGCtcctaactactccctccgtccaaaaaTAAGTTTCTTAAACTTaatacaactttatactagctctattaCAAAGTTgaaacagttattttgggacggagagagtatttatttaattttgtcgCCATCTTTCTTTTTCATCAGCATTGCTAATGATGCTCATATTGTCCGTCATACTTTTCATCATTGCTAATGATTAATTTCAAGACGATGTATTTTTCATTATACTTCAGCACAACACACGTGCATCGCTATAGAGTAAATGGTTTCTGACAAGGTTTGTTGTAATGTGGTTAGTGTTCATCAAATACGTATGTCTCATGGTCATCATGCTCTAACCTAAGGGCGGCACCTGCAGTTTATGCAGAGGAGACCACCATGATAAGATTAAATCTGTTGTATAATGCAGAACTTCATATTTTTTTGAGTTTCTATGAATACTTTTTAAACTCTCGTACACATTTTCTTCGAAGTCAAGGATAAAATTTGAATACATGATCATTTTCAAAATTGTGAATGTTTCATATTTGCTGAATATATTTTTCAAAATTACGAAATTATGAATACTTTTAAAATAACAGAACAGATTTTTAATATCATCAACATTTTTTGAGTCCGTGAACATTTTATGATTTCCTGAATCTTTTTTTGAATTAccaaacat
This genomic stretch from Hordeum vulgare subsp. vulgare chromosome 6H, MorexV3_pseudomolecules_assembly, whole genome shotgun sequence harbors:
- the LOC123401287 gene encoding uncharacterized protein LOC123401287; translated protein: MQDPRGMGREDFLASKSQKRKVVYRPLPSVQIKTEPELLRRDVPHLSANTQKPPKRSFRSEPCPPTPQSDRGTPDSLPDSGPADEYRALRRKYMMLEEENYTLDAQLGMAEDEAKTLEDEKFALLDQLVVLEGLVQPSQVQPQRRL